Proteins from a single region of Syngnathus scovelli strain Florida chromosome 7, RoL_Ssco_1.2, whole genome shotgun sequence:
- the slc8a2b gene encoding sodium/calcium exchanger 2b translates to MSRFSSPAPALLLFALLFLSSVPPCRSESQRGSAVSTSVLPSSLPSAGPYGNSSVPAKGKCDDVTVCKPGILLPVWRPNRPGLGDQIARAVVYFVSLMYMFLGVSIIADRFMASIEVITSQEKEVTITMPNGETSVATVRIWNETVSNLTLMALGSSAPEILLSVIEVCGHEFRAGELGPGTIVGSAAFNMFVIIGICVWVIPQGQVRKIKHLRVFFITAFWSIFAYIWLYLILSVMSPGVVEVWEALVTLLYFPVCVILAWIADRRLLFYKYMGKRYRADKRHGIVVEMEGDLTPNKGGMEMIGDSKLQPCGGSVVPAENHGVDGSAGNNVGAATAGSLTMGVGGTLPNSNSALVNMETSRELDESRKEVIRILKELKQKYPDKELDQLMELANYYALLHQQKSRAFYRIQATRMMIGAGNVLKKHAADHARRAVVTDEEVPEDDDLGECSRISFESAHSQCMENCGILTLAVVCQGGLGENTFYVDYRTEDGSANAGSDYEYSEGTLVFKPGETRKEIKVGIIDDDIFEEDEHFFVRLLNLRVGDAEGMFESDEAGAAPKGRLVEPLVATVTILDDDHAGIFTFSERMVRISESVGTMEVTVVRNSGARGTVILPYHTEAGTAKAGEDFEDAQGELEFTNDQTTQTLQVRIIDDEEYEKHENFFIVLEEPRWLKRGISALLLSQEGSEGQLSAEEEEARRIAEMGKPILGEHSRLEVVIEESYEFKSTVDKLIKKTNLALVIGTHSWREQFVEAVTVSAGDDDEEEGREERLPSCYDYVMHFLTVFWKVLFACVPPTEYWNGWACFMVSISVIGLLTAVIGDLASHFGCTVGLRDSVTAVVFVALGTSIPDTFASKVAAVQDQHADASVGNVTGSNAVNVFLGIGVAWSVAAIYWKSKGKEFLVKPGSLAFSVTLFTVFAFICMGVLLFRRRPSIGGELGGSRMSRILTSLLFLGLWFLYILFSSLEAYCHIPGF, encoded by the exons ATGTCTCGCTTCTCTTCACCCGCCCCggccctcctcctcttcgccctcctcttcctctcctccGTGCCACCCTGCCGATCCGAGTCCCAGCGTGGGTCGGCGGTCTCGACCTCCGTGCTGCCCTCCTCCCTGCCTTCCGCCGGGCCATATGGAAATAGCAGCGTCCCAGCCAAGGGCAAATGCGATGACGTGACGGTGTGCAAGCCGGGCATCCTGTTGCCCGTCTGGAGACCCAACCGGCCTGGCCTCGGAGACCAGATCGCCCGGGCGGTGGTCTACTTTGTGTCTCTCATGTACATGTTCCTGGGGGTGTCCATCATCGCTGACCGCTTCATGGCATCCATCGAGGTCATTACATCACAG GAGAAGGAGGTGACCATCACCATGCCAAACGGGGAAACATCAGTGGCAACAGTTCGAATCTGGAACGAAACGGTGTCGAATTTGACGCTAATGGCGCTGGGCTCCAGTGCACCAGAGATCCTGCTGTCAGTCATAGAg GTGTGCGGTCACGAATTCAGGGCCGGCGAATTGGGACCGGGCACCATCGTGGGCAGTGCTGCCTTCAATATGTTTGTGATTATTGGCATTTGCGTGTGGGTCATCCCACAGGGCCAAGTGCGCAAGATCAAACACTTGCGGGTATTCTTCATTACCGCTTTCTGGAGCATCTTTGCCTACATCTGGCTCTACCTCATCCTGTCCGTCATGTCGCCCGGTGTGGTCGAG GTATGGGAGGCCTTGGTGACCCTCCTGTACTTCCCAGTGTGCGTCATTCTGGCCTGGATCGCCGATCGCCGTCTTCTCTTCTACAAATACATGGGCAAGCGCTACCGTGCCGACAAACGTCACGGCATCGTCGTGGAGATGGAGGGAGACCTGACGCCCAATAAGGGCGGTATGGAGATGATTGGCGACAGCAAGTTGCAGCCATGCGGAGGATCTGTAGTCCCTGCCGAGAATCACGGCGTAGACGGTTCGGCGGGCAATAATGTGGGCGCGGCTACGGCCGGGTCCTTGACCATGGGCGTTGGAGGTACCCTACCCAACTCCAACAGCGCTTTGGTCAATATGGAGACCAGTCGGGAGCTGGATGAGAGCCGCAAGGAG GTCATTCGCATCCTGAAGGAGCTGAAGCAGAAATATCCAGACAAAGAGCTGGATCAGCTGATGGAGCTCGCTAACTACTACGCCTTGCTGCACCAGCAGAAGAGCAGAGCCTTCTACCGCATACAG GCCACACGCATGATGATCGGGGCCGGTAACGTCCTGAAGAAACACGCAGCGGACCACGCTCGCCGCGCTGTGGTCACCGACGAGGAGGTGCCAGAAGATGACGACCTGGGCGAATGCAGCCGCATCTCTTTTGAAAGCGCTCACAGCCAGTGCATGGAGAACTGCGGCATCCTCACGTTGGCTGTTGTATGCCAAG GGGGCCTGGGAGAAAACACCTTCTACGTGGACTACAGGACTGAAGACGGTTCAGCCAACGCCGGCTCTGATTACGAGTACAGCGAAGGAACGCTGGTGTTCAAACCGGGAGAGACTCGTAAGGAAATCAAG GTCGGCATTATCGACGACGACATCTTCGAGGAGGACGAGCACTTCTTTGTGCGGCTGCTCAACCTGCGGGTTGGCGACGCAGAGGGGATGTTCGAAAGCGACGAGGCGGGCGCCGCACCCAAAGGCCGACTGGTGGAGCCCCTGGTGGCCACGGTGACCATTCTAGATGACGACCACGCCGGCATCTTCACCTTCAGCGAGCGTATGGTGCGCATCAGCGAGAGCGTGGGCACCATGGAGGTGACGGTGGTGCGCAACTCGGGTGCCCGCGGCACTGTCATCCTGCCGTACCACACCGAGGCGGGCACCGCCAAGGCGGGGGAGGACTTTGAGGACGCGCAGGGCGAGCTGGAGTTCACCAACGACCAGACAAC TCAGACGCTCCAGGTGAGGATAATCGATGACGAAGAATACGAGAAGCATGAAAACTTCTTTATCGTCTTGGAGGAGCCACGCTGGCTGAAAAGAGGCATTTCAG CTCTTCTACTCAGCCAAG AAGGGTCAGAGGGCCAACTGAgcgctgaggaggaggaggcccgGAGGATTGCCGAGATGGGCAAGCCCATCCTGGGGGAGCACAGCCGTCTGGAGGTGGTCATCGAGGAGTCCTATGAGTTCAAG AGCACGGTGGACAAGCTCATCAAGAAGACCAACTTGGCGCTGGTCATTGGTACACACTCCTGGAGAGAACAGTTTGTGGAGGCTGTCACTGTGAGCGCAG GTGACGATGACGAGGAAGAGGGCCGTGAGGAGCGCCTGCCCTCCTGCTACGACTACGTCATGCATTTCCTCACCGTCTTCTGGAAGGTCTTGTTCGCCTGCGTTCCACCTACCGAGTACTGGAACGGCTGGGCCTGCTTCATGGTCTCCATCAGCGTCATCGGCCTGCTGACTGCCGTTATCGGGGACCTGGCGTCGCACTTTGGCTGCACGGTGGGACTGCGAGACTCTGTGACCGCCGTTGTTTTTGTGGCCCTGGGAACGTCCATTCCTG ACACGTTTGCCAGCAAAGTGGCCGCCGTCCAGGACCAGCACGCAGACGCCTCGGTGGGCAACGTGACAGGCAGCAACGCCGTCAACGTCTTCCTTGGGATCGGCGTGGCCTGGTCGGTAGCCGCCATCTACTGGAAGAGCAAGGGCAAAGAGTTCCTAGTAAAGCCGGGCTCACTGGCCTTCTCCGTCACGCTCTTCACTGTCTTTGCGTTCATCTGCATGGGTGTGCTACTATTCCGGCGCCGGCCCTCCATTGGAGGTGAGCTGGGAGGGTCTCGAATGTCTCGTATCCTCACTAGCCTGCTCTTCCTGGGCTTGTGGTTCCTTTACATCCTCTTTTCCTCCCTGGAGGCTTACTGCCACATACCGGGCTTCTAA